A single genomic interval of Thermodesulfobacteriota bacterium harbors:
- a CDS encoding arsenate reductase ArsC, which produces MKRVLFVCVENSCRSQIAEAFSKIHGEGVVEAYSAGSRPSGKVNPRAIEFMRELGYDLTGHASKSLNDIPDIEYDMAVTMGCGDECPFVRAKEREDWDIPDPKELPPEEFRKVRDLIEAKVKGLITKLEKD; this is translated from the coding sequence ATGAAGCGTGTCTTATTTGTATGTGTAGAGAATTCATGCCGAAGTCAAATCGCTGAGGCCTTTTCCAAAATTCACGGTGAAGGAGTGGTAGAGGCTTATAGTGCCGGTTCTCGCCCTTCCGGGAAGGTTAATCCTAGAGCGATAGAATTCATGCGTGAGCTTGGCTATGACCTTACCGGTCATGCGTCTAAATCCCTTAACGATATCCCGGACATAGAATACGATATGGCAGTGACGATGGGCTGCGGAGACGAATGCCCGTTTGTCCGGGCAAAGGAGCGAGAGGATTGGGACATACCCGACCCAAAGGAATTGCCGCCGGAAGAGTTTCGAAAGGTTCGTGATTTGATAGAGGCGAAGGTGAAAG